The window TCCGTTATGTCGCCACTTGGAGGAGGCACTTCGTCTTGCCTAGACTCAGTTTCTGCagtttcttcctccttccGGGGCCTAAGACTAAGAGGTTCTTCTGCCGGCCAAGTAGCCTCTGATTTTGGCGCTTGAACGGGTTTCCGTGCTATGGCGAGTCGAAGCTTAATAACAAGGTCTTTGGCGGAGTCTTTTCTCGATAAGTTTGCAATCTCCCTGGCTACCTGCTCGCAGACGGCCTTGCACTCCTCGGGGTCCCATCCAAGATGTTCGGTGAGGAGGCGCAAAGCCGATGATTCAATGCCATCTATCAGACCCATTACCCAAAGCTTGTCCACAGATGGTTCACCAAACACCATGGGAAGAGAATATTCCATCACTCTAACATCCACGAAGCCCGCATTCAATAGTTGTAAGGCATCTAGGTGATCCATGGACAGATTTCGGCCTGCCAGATCTGCAGCCTTGTGGATATCCTTGAACAACGAATGGATAGGAGATTCGGGCGGGAAATGGTCGATGCAAATAGTGCCGTCAAACCCTTCGAAATCAATCACCTCTATCCATCCGCCAGGCTTGAGCGAGTAGTAAGCGCAGTCGTAAACGAAACGCCAGTCGCGGAATGACCCCATCAGATAGCGCATGTGGATCATATCATAATGATCTGGAGGCCTGTCCCagtcttcagcatcttcgaTTTCGAAAAACACATTGACAGGAACGCTCTCGGTCTCCGCAATGGCGGATATGTCGGTGCCTACAACCTCACATTCCGGATACATCTCCGCCATCCTGATGGCCCAATCTCCGGTGCCGGTTCCAACATCGAGAATATGCGTCGGCGGCTCCTCAAGCGGGGCAAGAGTGAGTTCTCCATCGAAAATGTGGAGGAAAACTTGATGGAGCAAAGTCGCACgcagctgctcaagctcaTCGTTTGGCATGTAATAGTCGCGACAATACCTACGACCATGAAGCTCTCGATAGTCCAGGTCCATGGTCCATAGAGATCGAGTGGACGCTCTGTGTATACGAATTAGTAGCTGTTGAGTTCCGCAGTCAAACACTCTCCCCAGTAGTTTATGGACAATATGTGGAGGGGACAAAATCACACCGGCCACTTACAGGTCTGAAGCCATCGCTCGTGAATCCCCCATAATAAAATGGCCGCCACCTGATCTGTAGGTGCTCAGCGCGCCACGGGGGAACTGGCTCGCTGGGTAAAGAGAAGCTACCTCGAAtttgtcatcgtcttcgtcattgtcttcatcttcgtcttccacaTGGTCAGTGTCGGCGCCCTTTTCTTCACATTCCTCCTGACTAGTCTTGATGGTTTGATCATCGTCGTCTGTGCCATCGGCGCTCTGTGGCTTGGCGTCGCGGGGAGATGTCTTTTCCGGCTCCTGTTGACGAGTCCCCTTCCGACTTTTTCGCTTCTTTGTCACCATCTTTTGTAACGTATGCTAAAGAGCTGCGGGAGGCCGACAAGAAAGATGCAGTGTGGTTGCTTCGAAGCAGGGAGATTATCGAAAATGAGCGGCCGCGATTTTTGAATTAGAAAACATGATACTAGGCATCCAGTGTAGGTAAAGAGGACAGGCGAAGACGTCCAAGTCGAGTCAACGAGAAAAGAGCGATTGCATGTCCCGACAGTATGTAGTTTCGTGTGACTAGAAGAGAATGCAAAATATAGAGGCAAAGTAAATCGAAATCCAAGTCAAAAGAACGAGCGACTGCTGGACAGACAACTGGGGAGGGGCTGGCCGGTGGGCGATGAAGAGGTCCCAGAAACCAACACAAcaaaagctgaagctgaaaagaaaaaacgtgagagcaaagagaggatagaaaaagaaggccaaCCAGCACAAGCCGCCTGCAATAGAACGAGGAGGCCCTCGAAAACACTTGCTTCACATACAAGCCccgacgaagaaaaaaagcacaagTCTGGTGCAGAGGCAAAAGACGCACGAGAGAAGCATGAAGACAAGTTGAGACACCCTCTGTTAGTCGATCAATTTCCTGGGTGGGCCAGCAGACGAGGACCCAGCACTGTGGGCTAGCTGTGGGTTCGGCGGGCATGGCGGGCACAGCGGTTAAGAGGGCCCGGAGCGCGCCACGGAGGGGTCTTCCAGGGCACTAGGGTCACTAgcaagatgctggcagcggctgcaCGAGGCAATCCCGGGCCATGCTAGCAGCATACGCCTACACTACGGCTGTGATCCACGAAGCCGGCCAGGGGAGCGGCGCGTGTCATATCCGCCAGCCAGAATGGATGCATCGGATGAGATCCTGGGCTTGCGGTGCATGGACTCGTTATTCCGCAGATTCAAGGCTCCTCCACTGTCTTTTACGAGTCCATCCATTCAGTGCTGTAAAATATATATCACCGACAATCGATACCAGAAATAGCACTGACATCCAGGCATGGAGATTACAGCATGATGTGCCGTCgttacatacatgtatcaaGGTATTAATGATATGGATTAATTTGATTGAACATTGAATCAATATTGATCAATGAGCTCGCCAAGGCGCTGACAGTTTAGTACTTATACCGGACATGCAGTTTCCAAGAATCGCGGGGGAGGGGATCATCCCATCTCACCTTGTCTTGTCGTGTCTCCTTTAATTGTTTCGTTGCTCGAAGCTAAGAGcaaagacagaaaaagaaaagaattgATGACATTTtagaaaagaaacgaaacaagGGAAAATGGTAAAATGGTAAAAAAGAACCTTGAACCTTGGACAGAACTAAAAAAGACAGGATGGAGGCTAAAAAAGTCCCGTCTCTCTTCGCTTGGTTGGCGTCTTGGTGGCCAGAATTCCAACGTTCTGGGCGCTTTCTGGTGGAACTGCTAGCAGCACAACTCTGTTTGATTAGCTGCGCCACGTTGCGGACATGGCGCGGCCACTTCGGGAACGGCAAGGGCTAGGGTTCAATCACTGACAGCTTCAATCTTCCCAACTTGCTGCCTACGTTACATAATTGATGGCAACATAGAAGAGCAAGGTAGGCATTACAATATTGCCATCAGTTACTCCGCGGCGGCTGACATTTGGAATACCCAGTGCTCGAGCCATGGAAGAGTTGCAGTTGCAATCAGCCTCCCGTCTGCACGGTGAGATGAACACCTCAGCACGTCGCCCATCCCTGCTCGCTTCGTCAAATGGCAACGCAGCACTGCATCTGCAGAACCGGGAACAGGGCACTGGGCTTACCAACATGCCACACCCGCGGCCGACGACCAACGGGCTTCGACCcggaaaaagagagaccAGGAAGCATCCAGCAGCGGGCACTGAGCAGGCGAATCAGCACCTGCAAGACCCTGCTTGCTTCATGTTGCTTGCCTGCTTGTTGGTCTCCATACCTGCCTACCTCCTCTCCTACCTACTGTATGGAGCATTGCATCTACAGTATGCAATCGtgcatgtacagtacagagATTGCTCTTTGAAGGCAGCTGGGACAGATCACGGGCATGGAGGGAAACAACTTGAAGTGCTGTGCTCATGGTCTACAAATCGCATGCTGTGCCCAAACCACCAAGGCCGGTAGCCATCATCTTACGTGTATTTACACGGCCATCCCACACCCACCACCGTCCGTCAGCGACACGACCCGACAGCTTGGGCCCATTGGCGTGAAGGAATGGCCTGGAAGCAGTCCGTGCCGTTCCCAAGACGCCCAATACGGGGTTACATCTTGGTTTCAGGAGCCATACCAAGTCTGTGCATATGCGTACAAGTCATGCTTGTGCAGACACCAGTCAGTACCTGGTAATAGCCGGTCCGGTAGCAGGTGTGTGTagctttcatcttcaatgtttGCTCTCCACTCTTTTCTAGTTTCGTCCGCCTGGGCTACCTTACCAACGACACATGGACGATCAGATCTCGAGAAAGCCAACCGAAGATGTGTCTCCTTTTGGCAACAGTGGAAATTCTAATCGATTCAACTGCTATAGGCCAAAACGCCTCATTGGTGACCAGCCACTCGGTACTGTCCAGACGCGCGATATGACCAACATCGTTATAACATTCGCAACACGGCCACGCACACAACAGTCTCTTCtccaccatcagcaccaacTCCTCCAGCCTAAAGCTCCCCGGTTGTGCAAAGGCTTTATACTGTAAGCGACAAGGCCCGCTGCCCTCGCTTACTCGTGCTGTACCTATTATGTGCTACCCAGCCTAACCCTCCGTCCAACACAATACTGGGGACCGTGCCATCCCGCTGGGACGCTCGTAACGGAGTGTTGCTTCCATGCGATATTGTCGTGAGCATTTTCCTTGCAGGGAACCCCCACTGCGGAATCATTCTTGAAAGACCCGACGCGGTTTGTCCTGCATGTATTGCAGGTAGAGACAACCAAAGATGCTTTTTACGTACAGCCAACCGTGCTAGGAGTACATACAGACCCTTCGGAGGTGCAAATCGACAGATCCAGGTCGCTTTACCTCGTACTTCGTATGAACAACAACACTGTTTGAACAAATACAAGAATAATATCTACTTGATACCAGGCGATCGGCCCCAAACTCCGGTCCCCCCTCCGTCGAACTTGCTCCGAGCTCCGCGGCACCATTACGAGGGTCAAGACGAATTAATATTCCAGTTTTAGTCCGCACCTAGCCTAGCACTCGGACATTTTGCTTTACACGGCTGGTGCTAAGGGCAAAATGTGAGCGGGTAGGCTTCCGCTGGCGCCTTGACCCGTTCGCGAAAGCAACCTCTTTTTGTGTGACACCTTGGGTCTAGGAAGCACGGGTTAGCCCAATGCGCATCATACGTGTATCTGTCAGCAGCTTGTCATGACAGAAACCTTGTGCTTGCTTACTCCGGACCGGAATTGCCCACCAAGCCAGGCAGGGCTGCCATGCGAGAATCCGCGACACCGACGACGGGGAAACGTGGGAGTTCGGCGCCATTGCATCCACTTCTCGGTCAGTAAGGGGGCCGTCGCAAAGGCATGCGATGCAAATGCATGCAAAAAGCTTATTTTGAGACCTGGAGTGCCTTGGGCcttcaaaaaaaaaaaacatccgGGATGCTGTTTAGAGGGCCTATTGTGGCCCAGTCAGGCAAATTACAACGGTACTACGCTGTCATCTCCATATGGTGCACTTATGTCGGAATTCAAATTCCGGACTGACAAATTCAGTcaatggcaaagagaaaaacgAAATCCGGTCATTAAAGCGCGGACAACGGGGCTTCATTATACGAAAATCATAATTTCTTTGGGATGAGCAGCAACATTATGCGATCCCCCTCATTAATAAACATACACAAAGTTCGGATTCTCCTTGTCCGTCATGTCCACAAACGCCGTGGCGTTCAACTCGCCAGCGATGAGCTCTCCCcgctcctccatctctgctCGCAGCTTCTCTTTCCGCTTGTTCTCCCAGATAAAGCAATAgcggaagacaaagaagagcgCGAGCTCGATGCAGTTGGCAACAAGGAGAGAGCCAATGCCCAGGTGGTATGAGGGTGCCTGGTTGGCCTTGTAGAAGAAGGGGCCGGCGATGTTGCCGATGCAAGCGCCAAACCAGATCATGCCAGATACAATCATCTTCTTGGACTGGCCACCAGTGTTGGATGtgatgagagagagcgaAATGACAAATGAGGCTTGGTACGAACCGGTGAGGTAACTATAAAGTCGCGGGTTAGTTTGGTGACATGAAAGACAAATCGACAGGACGGACTCACAAGCAAATCAGTCTTCCAACGTATGCATCGTTGGGAGCAAGCAGGAATCCGAGAGCACCTGCAATTGTAGGCAACATGAACAGAGCGCAGACGAGGGTACGGCAGTTGTTTGGCATAAACTTGTTTGCCAAAGCACCCAACCCAATCCAAATCACGACCAGCACGCCCTGCGGAATGCCCAGCAGAGCCGTATGCAGCGTGTCGAAGTTTAATCCCTTGATGACAAGAGTAGAAAAGTTGGAAATACCGCCGTTTGGAATGTTGGACACAAAGCCGAGCAGGGTGAAGAGCCAGGTCTTGTAATCCAGGTACGCCTCCTTGATTTGCTTCCAGTTGATCCTATTCTGCTCCACACCGGTCTGGTTGCGCCTCATGCGGGCAATCATGATGAGCTTTTCGTCATGACTGAAGCCCCAGATGGTTCGAGGGGAGTTGGGgaggcagatgaagaggcagatTCCCCAAGCGGCGCAAAAGGCACCGACAATAATGAATTCGTAGCGCCATGAGGGCAAGGAACTCTTGATTTGGCCAATACCGTATCCTACACACCATCAAACACACGTTAGCAAGTTGTCCACACGCATTTACCAACATTCTGTATCCCAAATTTCTTCATATCAAACAAGCCATCACTTACCAATAAGGCCACCTCCTGCAACACCAATTCCATTGAACGCATACCAGGCTGAAATGCGTGATGGTTGCTCCGCTCTGGTATAATACATCGACGTGATGAGCATAAACGCCGGATCCGCAATCGCTTCAAATGCTCCGGACAAGACTCGAAGGGCAAGCAATCCCCCAAGGTTCTTCACTGCCGCCTGGCACATGAGGAGGGCACCCCACATGAAGATGTTAAAGGCAAGATAATATGCAGGCGGGCTGCGCTGCATAAGAAGGTTGGAGGGGATGGCCCAGATCAGCCATCCAAAGTAAAAGCTGCTGGAAAGCCACGAATAGTCGTCTCCCACGAGCTTTAGATCGTCTTTGATgccaaagatggcggcgTATGAGAGAGTGGTTTTGTCCACATACTAGAGCCACGGTTAATCCCCGTCCACAATAACCAAACGGCGACTTTCCGGTGGAATCTCACATAAAAGAAATAGCAAATGCCTAGCAAGGGCAAGATGCGCATATCCAGTTTGCGCAGCAGTCGCTTCTCGTCAGCTTGGTCGATGGCTTCGTCATTGGGATACCGCTCCATGGCCTCCAGGTACATCTCATGCACCGGGCGGTCAGTGACCGCAGCCACGACTGTCTTGAGATCCTTCTCGACATGTTCAACGTCGTCCAAATCCTTTacaggagaaggaggaggatatGCGGCCTCATTTGATTCAGTGGCCATGATTGCGGTTTATCTATATTGGAGTCGCGGCCGCTGCACAGAAGGATCGGCGTGGAATCACAGAACCCACAGGATCGACTCTCGGGGACGGGCTCCCCCGTTTATATATCACGGGAGCTGCATTCCAGACACCACCTCTGCATCATCCCCCTCTCCTCATTCATGCAACACAAACCGAGAACCGAACATCACTACCGCTAGTGAGCACGGTTCTGtggggggaaagaaaagtCGGGGAGGCTGGAGCTAAACGCGTACGAGGGGCTCCATTGTGTGGGGGAGAAGGCACATGGAGGAGGCGAATGCCATCGAGTTTCTTTTCCAAACGTGGGGTTCTTCCCCAGAGTCCTACTTCCTGGGGAGAAGCGGCAGTCTCTGATTCGCTCTGTCGGCAATTCAAACTTGGTGGCGTCGACATCACGCTTCATATCCGGTTTACTTCCACCAACACTTGGCACCGCTAAAATGCGCCTTTGAACGGTCCACAACCACCGAGCCTTCGTTCAAACAGCTAGCCAAAACGTTTACCCGCTTCTTCGAGCAAGTAAAAGAGAAGCAATTCGTGGAAAATGGGCCAGCCAGGGTATGATATTGTTCCATATTTTCTCCGGTGGCGCTCAATGGTTTTCCATTTAACGGCAACTTTGTTCTGGCTAGCTCCAGCTTTATATATGGCTTGGTCGCCGCCTCGTTCGGACAGGTGCCGATAGAAGGCGTTTTTGACACTATCCACAGAGTGACCGCCATGGGTTGCTTTTTGCGACGCCGCGCTCCCCCATCATGACTCGtatttgctgcttctctcaTGTGACGCACGTGGGCTTCCTACGACCGGAAATCGGAATCGAtgctcttctgctcctcagcTCCTCTTTTTAGCAATTTTAGGACCCGCAGAGGTGGTATTCGAGTCTGGGGTGGGAGATGATTGACAAAATAACTACTTGCGGGGGAGAGAAGTTGGGGTAGAACATAGCTGGACTATACGATGTTATTCACTGGGGACGCCATATGGGTTTCCGGAAGATCACTGGAGAATTaccctcttcatctcgaatATGATGCCTCCTGATAACCACAGCAATCATTGCAAATACGATACGAAATGCATCTACTTGACCGCCTCATCTTTACGGAACACGATCGGAGTCgagcaagagaaggaaaacaatGGTCAAGGTGCAAGCCCGGTTTGGTCACAGGAAAACGAGTTACCGTCTAGCGCCAGTCTATTCTTGGTAGTCATTCATGAGATCTAGATCATGTACTTCATGACAAAAGctgcaaaggaaaagaaaaaaggtaTAGTCGCTAAATCCCCATCACTTTTTGTCCGTCTATTGGGCATATCGCGCTAGCTTCTCGAGCGAAGCTTTGCCTAAAAAAAACCTGCAAATCAAAACTCGATCGTATCGGAAGGATTAACAAGTAGGGTCACTCCAAGCTCGTTCGAATGGCGTATGAGCAAGACCGTTCGCTAAAAGAAAATGCTTCACACGTTGCCCCAGGCTCCCAGCGTCCAGTTGGTATGGTGGCCTCCGCTGCCACGAATAAAGCCTCCTGCGCCCATACTCTGCCGTTGCTGTGCCTTGACGTCGATTTCGTTCGGACGCGACGCGCCATAAGCCCCCTGCTGCAGCCACAGCTCGCGGTCTACCGTCGCCATGGCGGGGATTTTGAGCTGGGAAACTAAGCTTGCTCCAGCCCACGGCCCAAGAGAATGAAGAGTGCGGAATTCTCCTTGCATTTGCGAAATCTGCGGCCGATGGCGTGCCACCTTTGCCTCGATGGGATCCGCGATATCCGACTGTGAAGCTATCGAGCTTGGCCGTGAAGATTCCTGTTCTTCTCCGAGGTCAGATGCAGTCGCTGTTGAGCTGACTGATCTAGCGATGCTCGCTCTTCGATCAGAAAATTGGCTGTTTCGTGACTCCTCCACGTGCTTTCCAGAGACGTTGGCCCACCCTTTTCGCTTCACCATGCTTGTGACTTCTTCCATAATGCGCCCCTTGATGCCTAGAATGTTGGAGCAGCCACCCGTGAAGATTATGCGAGGCATGCAGACAGCCCTCACATCCATTGGTAGCTGTAGCAAATGACGATAAATGAGTAGATGGACCGGGaaatcctcatcatcaaatgCGCTATGTGCAATTGACAGATCAAAGAATGTATCGTCACACACATCAGCAATCTTATCAAACGGCACTTCAATCGTCCTGGGTGGATTAATAGACCTCAGCGGGATGCTTGCCACACTGTTTTGCAGAGACTGCTCGGGCTCAGGTTCGGACTCGTCTTGCTCCTCCACTGTGTCCAACTGCTGTGACTGTCTTTGAGCCGGCTTCTGTGCCTGAGGTGACTTGGATGCTGGCGGTCGACACCACATCAGGCGGCACATGATGTCCTCGCACTCGGCAAAGCTGATGACTCGTgatccctcttcttcctcctcctctttgtcAGTCAGGATTTTGTGAAGAAGCTTGTACAGTTGGTGACTGAGATATCTCCCTCCTCTTATACTACGCGTGCATTTGACCTCACGGTACTCATAGACACTGGTGACTACCGTTTCAGCCCAACCCATGTCGATGACCAGCCCTGAGCGGATTCCACCCGCCACTACAGACATAGTAGCCGAAGACATGAGAGAGATCATTGGCGTTTGAAAACCCTTGAACAATAGATCCAGAACAGTGGACAATATTGGGATGGGCACCCCAGAATCAAGAACGAGgcctgctcttcttggccgagaGTCAATCAGCAAACACCTGGATGGAGTGTCAGCATGAGCCTCTCTCACTGTAGCTCAGCCAAAGCTTACCTTCCAAATGCATCTCTAAGCAGACGATCCAGCTTGTCATACACAAGCCCAAGATCGACCTCTCTCAGGTCATACCGCCAAAGCTCATAATCCTTATCCCCTGACTGGAGGTCGATATCCCCAGCCGGCTGCCAATCCCTGAAATCTCCTGCCCGTCGCTGGTCCTTCGGTCCACATGTGAGCACCGCCTTGGGCTGGTTGTCCCCCGCAAACCCGGCCCGGACAAACCGTGAGCCTATCTGGATAATCAGAAAGTCGTCGTCTGCCCTAATCGTGGCCGGTGAGCCGTATGTGTTGGAGATTGTTCGCGGCGGCGTATGTGGCGCTCCAGGCTCTTGGAGAATCGGGGCTGAGCGGATGCTGGCG of the Trichoderma breve strain T069 chromosome 4, whole genome shotgun sequence genome contains:
- a CDS encoding major facilitator superfamily domain-containing protein, whose amino-acid sequence is MATESNEAAYPPPSPVKDLDDVEHVEKDLKTVVAAVTDRPVHEMYLEAMERYPNDEAIDQADEKRLLRKLDMRILPLLGICYFFYYVDKTTLSYAAIFGIKDDLKLVGDDYSWLSSSFYFGWLIWAIPSNLLMQRSPPAYYLAFNIFMWGALLMCQAAVKNLGGLLALRVLSGAFEAIADPAFMLITSMYYTRAEQPSRISAWYAFNGIGVAGGGLIGYGIGQIKSSLPSWRYEFIIVGAFCAAWGICLFICLPNSPRTIWGFSHDEKLIMIARMRRNQTGVEQNRINWKQIKEAYLDYKTWLFTLLGFVSNIPNGGISNFSTLVIKGLNFDTLHTALLGIPQGVLVVIWIGLGALANKFMPNNCRTLVCALFMLPTIAGALGFLLAPNDAYVGRLICFYLTGSYQASFVISLSLITSNTGGQSKKMIVSGMIWFGACIGNIAGPFFYKANQAPSYHLGIGSLLVANCIELALFFVFRYCFIWENKRKEKLRAEMEERGELIAGELNATAFVDMTDKENPNFVYVY
- a CDS encoding methyltransferase domain-containing protein, whose protein sequence is MVTKKRKSRKGTRQQEPEKTSPRDAKPQSADGTDDDDQTIKTSQEECEEKGADTDHVEDEDEDNDEDDDKFEVASLYPASQFPRGALSTYRSGGGHFIMGDSRAMASDLASTRSLWTMDLDYRELHGRRYCRDYYMPNDELEQLRATLLHQVFLHIFDGELTLAPLEEPPTHILDVGTGTGDWAIRMAEMYPECEVVGTDISAIAETESVPVNVFFEIEDAEDWDRPPDHYDMIHMRYLMGSFRDWRFVYDCAYYSLKPGGWIEVIDFEGFDGTICIDHFPPESPIHSLFKDIHKAADLAGRNLSMDHLDALQLLNAGFVDVRVMEYSLPMVFDGIESSALRLLTEHLGWDPEECKAVCEQVAREIANLSRKDSAKDLVIKLRLAIARKPVQAPKSEATWPAEEPLSLRPRKEEETAETESRQDEVPPPSGDITEPHPLRDAVLIDTH
- a CDS encoding actin domain-containing protein: MSSGTGPTLAHRSVASIRSAPILQEPGAPHTPPRTISNTYGSPATIRADDDFLIIQIGSRFVRAGFAGDNQPKAVLTCGPKDQRRAGDFRDWQPAGDIDLQSGDKDYELWRYDLREVDLGLVYDKLDRLLRDAFGRCLLIDSRPRRAGLVLDSGVPIPILSTVLDLLFKGFQTPMISLMSSATMSVVAGGIRSGLVIDMGWAETVVTSVYEYREVKCTRSIRGGRYLSHQLYKLLHKILTDKEEEEEEGSRVISFAECEDIMCRLMWCRPPASKSPQAQKPAQRQSQQLDTVEEQDESEPEPEQSLQNSVASIPLRSINPPRTIEVPFDKIADVCDDTFFDLSIAHSAFDDEDFPVHLLIYRHLLQLPMDVRAVCMPRIIFTGGCSNILGIKGRIMEEVTSMVKRKGWANVSGKHVEESRNSQFSDRRASIARSVSSTATASDLGEEQESSRPSSIASQSDIADPIEAKVARHRPQISQMQGEFRTLHSLGPWAGASLVSQLKIPAMATVDRELWLQQGAYGASRPNEIDVKAQQRQSMGAGGFIRGSGGHHTNWTLGAWGNV